A window from Eubalaena glacialis isolate mEubGla1 chromosome 1, mEubGla1.1.hap2.+ XY, whole genome shotgun sequence encodes these proteins:
- the LOC133095143 gene encoding LOW QUALITY PROTEIN: olfactory receptor 6C75-like (The sequence of the model RefSeq protein was modified relative to this genomic sequence to represent the inferred CDS: inserted 1 base in 1 codon; deleted 2 bases in 1 codon) — protein sequence MLLWKEMLMEMRDETTVQEFTLERCPTDQYLGKVLFLVHVLAYLASIAGNDLIVTITCFDSWLQTPMYFFLSIFSFFQCCFTSAVIRKLLVIFLLGKQXSFAACLTQAFVLVFLGAAGFVLIVVISLDRYLAICKPLHYPIFTNLKTCFLLFTACCALGFTLISGLVVNVSHLSFCGPRVIPHFFCDLGPLVHLSCSDTRSVEMLIFDLALFVILTSLIITIIAYSNIVVTIMGLPSAKERQKAFSTCSSHLIVLSLMYVSCVFIYVKPTQVNRLDSSKEAGPVNTVVTLMLNPVIYTLRNKQVHQALRKIMCRMKISR from the exons ATGCTGCTGTGGAAAGAGATGTTGATGGAAATGAGGGATGAGACAACTGTCCAAGAATTCACCTTGGAGAGGTGTCCTACTGACCAGTACCTGGGAAAGGTCCTCTTCCTGGTGCACGTGCTGGCATACCTGGCATCCATTGCAGGCAATGACCTCATAGTCACCATCACTTGTTTTGACTCCTGGCTCCAGACACCTATGTACTTTTTCCTCagcattttctccttctttcagtGTTGTTTCACAAGTGCTGTTATTCGTAAATTGTTGGTCATCTTTCTTTTAGGCAAAC TTTCTTTTGCTGCCTGTCTCACACAAGCCTTTGTGTTAGTATTTCTGGGAGCAGCAGGTTTCGTCCTCATAGTAGTGATATCTCTGGACCGATACTTGGCCATTTGCAAGCCTCTGCATTACCCGATCTTCACAAACCTGAAGACTTGTTTCCTCCTGTTCACAGCCTGCTGTGCTTTGGGCTTCACTCTCATTTCTGGTTTGGTGGTAAATGTGTCCCACTTATCCTTCTGTGGCCCCCGTGTCATCCCTCACTTCTTCTGTGACCTCGGTCCCCTGGTCCATCTCTCCTGTTCTGACACCAGATCAGTTGAAATGTTGATCTTCGACCTTGCTTTGTTTGTCATTTTGACATCCCTTATTATAACCATCATTGCATACAGCAACATA GTAGTCACAATCATGGGACTCCCGTCAGCCAAGGAGCGACAGAAAGCTTTCTCCACCTGTTCCTCTCACCTCATTGTTCTCTCTCTGATGTACGTCAGCTGTGTCTTTATATATGTGAAACCAACGCAAGTGAACAGGCTGGATTCCAGTAAGGAGGCTGGCCCTGTGAACACAGTGGTGACCCTGATGCTGAACCCTGTCATTTACACTCTACGGAACAAGCAGGTCCACCAGGCTCTGAGAAAGATAATGTGCAGAATGAAAATATCaagataa